In one Tripterygium wilfordii isolate XIE 37 chromosome 22, ASM1340144v1, whole genome shotgun sequence genomic region, the following are encoded:
- the LOC119990997 gene encoding OVARIAN TUMOR DOMAIN-containing deubiquitinating enzyme 4-like isoform X1, translated as MPKLDTTLGNDPVQFRSIRIPGDGRCLFRSVVHGACLRAGKPSPSGSYEKELADELRAKVIDEFIKRRTDTECDRFLEDDFERYVGKMRQTHIWGGEPELLMSSHVLRMPITVYMLDKNSGSLNIIAEYGQEYGKENPIQVLYHGYGHYDVLRIPPAGTETKL; from the exons ATGCCGAAACTGGACACTACGCTTGGTAACGACCCGGTTCAGTTTCGATCAATTC GGATACCTGGAGATGGACGATGTTTATTTCGATCTGTGGTTCATGGTGCTTGTTTGAGGGCTGGGAAGCCATCTCCAAGTGGTAGCTATGAGAAAGAACTTGCAGATGAGCTCAGAGCTAAA GTCATAGATGAATTCATCAAGAGGCGAACAGACACAGAGTG TGACAGGTTTCTTGAAGATGACTTCGAGAGATATGTGGGAAAAATGCGACAAACCCATATTTGGGGAGGAGAGCCTGAGTTGCTCATGTCCTCGCACGTCTTGAG GATGCCAATCACAGTTTACATGTTGGATAAGAATTCTGGTAGCCTCAATATCATAGCTGAATATGGGCAAGAGTATGGCAAGGAAAACCCCATACAAGTCCTATATCATGGTTATGGACATTATGACGTGCTTCGTATTCCACCTGCTGGTACCGAGACCAAGCTGTAA
- the LOC119990486 gene encoding nuclear pore complex protein NUP54-like produces the protein MFGAQSSTPAFGTPSSTPAFGTPLSTPAFGTPSSTPAFGTPSSTPGFGTPSSTPGFGTPSTPAFATGFGSSLFSTPFASQTPQQQTSLFQQPSTGFGFQTPIAAPQTTPFPNAQLTTQMAPVAPLPFSLADRDIQAIVDAYKDEPGNPKYAFKHLLFSVTEPQYRVKPAGVSDIMWAEAMAKLEGMDSTDRERLWPQLVQGFKDLSQRLKIQDEVILSDAERLRTTQSNVKMLQRHFQADTLPWIERLRQKEQSLQRRLLRVMRIVEALENKGCRFPLMKGEAELAEKLAAITRQLKGSGAELSRRVQNLLTVSRVQATAISGGSVYLPGSTKIDDQSLANMQEVLQQQTEVIARLGTVLKRDIRDMEIIMAEDTEMTEDVSLGGEIEI, from the exons ATGTTCGGCGCTCAATCTTCTACTCCGGCCTTCGGTACTCCCTCGTCCACCCCTGCATTCGGGACTCCGTTGTCGACACCGGCTTTTGGTACTCCGTCATCGACACCGGCTTTTGGTACTCCGTCCTCTACGCCGGGTTTCGGCACTCCGTCTTCGACCCCAGGCTTTGGAACCCCGTCGACCCCGGCTTTCGCTACTGGTTTTGGCTCGTCTCTCTTTTCTACGCCATTCGCGTCACAAACGCCGCAGCAGCAGACTTCGCTGTTTCAGCAGCCGTCCACTGGCTTTGGATTCCAGACTCCAATTGCCGCGCCGCAAACGACGCCCTTCCCCAATGCGCAATTGACCACTCAGATGGCACCTGTGGCGCCCCTTCCTTTCTCTCTCGCCGATCGCGACATTCAA GCAATTGTTGATGCGTACAAGGACGAGCCTGGAAACCCTAAGTATGCCTTTAAG CATTTGTTGTTCAGTGTCACTGAGCCGCAGTATAGGGTGAAGCCTGCTGGCGTATCAGAT ATCATGTGGGCAGAGGCTATGGCAAAACTGGAAGGTATGGATAGTACAGATCGGGAACGTCTTTGGCCACAGCTTGTTCAGGGTTTCAAGGATCTCTCACAGCGCCTGAAG ATCCAAGATGAAGTTATTCTTTCAGATGCCGAGAGATTGAGAACGACACAAAGCAATGTGAAAATG CTCCAAAGACATTTTCAGGCAGACACTCTTCcttggattgagagattgagACAGAAGGAGCAAAGTCTTCAGAGGCGCTTATTAAGG GTGATGAGAATAGTTGAGGCACTGGAGAATAAAGGTTGCAGGTTTCCCTTAATGAAAGGGGAAGCAGAATTGGCTGAGAAATTAGCTGCAATAACCAGGCAG CTGAAAGGATCTGGAGCAGAGCTTTCAAGGAGAGTTCAGAACCTGCTTACTGTATCTCGTGTACAAGCAACTGCTATTAGTGGTGGTTCTGTTTATCTTCCAGGGTCAACCAAAATTGATGATCAGTCTCTCGCCAATATGCAGGAG GTTTTACAACAACAGACCGAGGTGATTGCTAGGCTTGGCACTGTGTTGAAGCGTGATATTAGGGATATGGAAATTATAATGGCGGAGGACACAGAAATGACAGAAGATGTGAGCTTGGGAGGTGAGATAGAAATCTAA
- the LOC119992107 gene encoding probable arabinosyltransferase ARAD1 isoform X2 has protein sequence MYELPRRFHVGMIDRRSPDDKPVTAVNLPPWPSNWGLKKQHSVEYWLMASLFYEGGGEEREAVRVMDPESADAFFVPFFSSLSFNSHGHTMTDPETEIDRQLQVDLVEFLHKSTYWQRSGGRDHVIPMTHPNAFRFLRDQVNASIFFVVDFGRYPRNMSNLSKDVVSPYVHVVESFIDDDLPDPFESRTTLLFFRGNTVRKDGGIVRAKLTKILSGYDDVHYERSSATSETIKASTQGMRSSKFCLNPAGDTPSSCRLFDSIVSHCVPVIVSDRIELPYEDEIDYKQFSVFFSVKEAEEPGYIVNQLRKFPKERWIEMWRRLKNISHHYEFQYPPKKEDAVDMLWRQVKHKLPWVELSIHRSQRLKVPDWWRR, from the exons ATGTATGAACTCCCGAGGAGGTTCCATGTCGGGATGATTGATCGCCGAAGCCCTGACGACAAACCGGTTACTGCTGTGAATTTGCCTCCCTGGCCATCGAATTGGGGGCTGAAGAAGCAACACAGTGTGGAATACTGGTTAATGGCGTCGCTCTTTTATGAAGGTggtggagaggagagagaggcgGTTAGGGTTATGGATCCAGAAAGCGCTGATGCATTCTTCGTGCCGTTTTTCTCGTCGCTGAGTTTTAATAGTCACGGGCATACCATGACAGATCCGGAGACGGAAATTGATCGCCAATTGCAG GTTGATTTAGTGGAATTTTTGCACAAATCTACATACTGGCAGCGATCTGGAGGCAGAGATCATGTCATTCCCATGACACATCCAAATGCTTTCAGATTTCTACGGGACCAGGTGAATGCATCTATTTTCTTTGTTGTAGATTTTGGTCGCTATCCAAGGAACATGTCAAACCTCAGCAAAGATGTGGTATCACCTTATGTACACGTTGTGGAGTCCTTCATAGACGATGACCTTCCTGATCCATTTGAGTCTCGTACCACGCTTCTTTTCTTCCGAGGGAATACTGTCAGGAAGGAT GGGGGCATAGTTCGGGCTAAATTGACCAAGATATTATCTGGTTATGATGATGTTCATTATGAGAGGAGCTCTGCAACATCGGAAACAATAAAAGCG TCTACACAAGGAATGCGCTCATCAAAGTTCTGCCTAAACCCTGCTGGAGACACCCCTTCATCTTGCCGTCTATTTGATTCTATAGTTAGTCACTGTGTCCCTGTTATCGTGAGTGATAGAATTGAGCTCCCTTATGAGGATGAAATCGACTACAAACAGTTCTCAGTTTTCTTCTCTGTTAAGGAGGCAGAGGAACCTGGGTACATTGTCAATCAGCTCCGGAAATTTCCAAAGGAGAGATGGATTGAAATGTGGAGACGTCTTAAGAATATCTCCCATCACTACGAATTTCAATATCCACCGAAAAAAGAAGATGCTGTTGATATGCTATGGAGACAGGTAAAGCACAAGCTTCCTTGGGTCGAACTTTCTATTCATAGAAGCCAGCGATTGAAAGTCCCAGACTGGTGGAGGAGATGA
- the LOC119990997 gene encoding OVARIAN TUMOR DOMAIN-containing deubiquitinating enzyme 4-like isoform X3 encodes MPKLDTTLGIPGDGRCLFRSVVHGACLRAGKPSPSGSYEKELADELRAKVIDEFIKRRTDTECDRFLEDDFERYVGKMRQTHIWGGEPELLMSSHVLRMPITVYMLDKNSGSLNIIAEYGQEYGKENPIQVLYHGYGHYDVLRIPPAGTETKL; translated from the exons ATGCCGAAACTGGACACTACGCTTG GGATACCTGGAGATGGACGATGTTTATTTCGATCTGTGGTTCATGGTGCTTGTTTGAGGGCTGGGAAGCCATCTCCAAGTGGTAGCTATGAGAAAGAACTTGCAGATGAGCTCAGAGCTAAA GTCATAGATGAATTCATCAAGAGGCGAACAGACACAGAGTG TGACAGGTTTCTTGAAGATGACTTCGAGAGATATGTGGGAAAAATGCGACAAACCCATATTTGGGGAGGAGAGCCTGAGTTGCTCATGTCCTCGCACGTCTTGAG GATGCCAATCACAGTTTACATGTTGGATAAGAATTCTGGTAGCCTCAATATCATAGCTGAATATGGGCAAGAGTATGGCAAGGAAAACCCCATACAAGTCCTATATCATGGTTATGGACATTATGACGTGCTTCGTATTCCACCTGCTGGTACCGAGACCAAGCTGTAA
- the LOC119990770 gene encoding U3 small nucleolar ribonucleoprotein protein IMP3-like produces MRKLKFHEKKLLKKVNFLEWKREGGHREARVMQRYHVTGRDDYKKYSSICRMVQKLVNILKQLDPRDPFRVEMTDFLLQKLFDMGVIPTRKSLALCDRLSVSSFCRRRLSTVLVKKQFAEHLKEAITYIEQGHVRVGPDTVTDPAFLVTRNMEDFVTWVDTSKIRMKVLEYNDKLDSYDVMK; encoded by the exons ATGAGGAAGCTAAAGTTCCATGAGAAGAAGCTTTTGAAGAAGGTGAATTTCTTGGAATGGAAGAGAGAAGGGGGCCATAGGGAAGCCCGGGTTATGCAACGCTATCATGTGACCGGTCGTGATGATTACAAAAA ATATTCGAGTATTTGTCGGATGGTTCAGAAGTTGGTGAATATACTGAAGCAGTTGGACCCAAGAGACCCTTTTCGGGTTGAGATGACTGATTTCCTTCTACAGAAGCT CTTCGATATGGGTGTGATACCAACCAGGAAAAGCTTGGCGTTGTGTGATCGCCTCTCAGTTTCATCCTTTTGCAG ACGTAGGCTTTCAACTGTTTTGGTGAAGAAGCAATTTGCCGAGCACTTGAAAGAAGCCATCACATACATTGAGCAAGGACATGTTCGAGTTGGTCCTGATACAGTTACTGATCCTGCCTTTCTTGTGACGAGAAATATGGAGGACTTTGTTACTTGGGTAGATACATCCAAGATAAGAATGAAGGTGTTGGAGTACAATGACAAGCTGGACTCTTATGATGTAATGAAATGA
- the LOC119990797 gene encoding probable signal peptidase complex subunit 1, which produces MDWQGQKLSEQLMQIILLTFAVVALVSGYVTGSFQLMIVIYAGGVVLTTLITVPNWPFFNRHQLNWLDSSEAEKHPKPQKAVSAKKKSAKK; this is translated from the coding sequence ATGGATTGGCAAGGGCAAAAGCTATCGGAGCAGCTGATGCAGATAATTCTGTTGACGTTCGCTGTGGTGGCGCTTGTGTCAGGTTACGTGACGGGATCGTTTCAATTGATGATTGTAATATACGCTGGTGGTGTGGTGCTCACCACATTGATTACGGTCCCCAATTGGCCTTTCTTCAATCGCCACCAACTCAATTGGTTGGACTCCAGTGAGGCTGAGAAGCATCCCAAGCCGCAGAAAGCTGTGAGTGCAAAGAAGAAATCTGCTAAGAAATAG
- the LOC119992107 gene encoding probable arabinosyltransferase ARAD1 isoform X1 yields the protein MYGNVIASLIFAFLLLISCSVYIGTVDLRPYFFPLLQSPPYARTLCANGQPLRVYMYELPRRFHVGMIDRRSPDDKPVTAVNLPPWPSNWGLKKQHSVEYWLMASLFYEGGGEEREAVRVMDPESADAFFVPFFSSLSFNSHGHTMTDPETEIDRQLQVDLVEFLHKSTYWQRSGGRDHVIPMTHPNAFRFLRDQVNASIFFVVDFGRYPRNMSNLSKDVVSPYVHVVESFIDDDLPDPFESRTTLLFFRGNTVRKDGGIVRAKLTKILSGYDDVHYERSSATSETIKASTQGMRSSKFCLNPAGDTPSSCRLFDSIVSHCVPVIVSDRIELPYEDEIDYKQFSVFFSVKEAEEPGYIVNQLRKFPKERWIEMWRRLKNISHHYEFQYPPKKEDAVDMLWRQVKHKLPWVELSIHRSQRLKVPDWWRR from the exons ATGTATGGAAACGTCATAGCCTCTCTCATATTTGCCTTCCTCCTTTTGATTTCATGCTCAGTTTACATCGGCACCGTCGATCTTAGACCGTACTTCTTCCCTCTGCTACAGTCACCGCCGTATGCACGCACTCTCTGTGCAAACGGACAGCCTCTCCGGGTCTACATGTATGAACTCCCGAGGAGGTTCCATGTCGGGATGATTGATCGCCGAAGCCCTGACGACAAACCGGTTACTGCTGTGAATTTGCCTCCCTGGCCATCGAATTGGGGGCTGAAGAAGCAACACAGTGTGGAATACTGGTTAATGGCGTCGCTCTTTTATGAAGGTggtggagaggagagagaggcgGTTAGGGTTATGGATCCAGAAAGCGCTGATGCATTCTTCGTGCCGTTTTTCTCGTCGCTGAGTTTTAATAGTCACGGGCATACCATGACAGATCCGGAGACGGAAATTGATCGCCAATTGCAG GTTGATTTAGTGGAATTTTTGCACAAATCTACATACTGGCAGCGATCTGGAGGCAGAGATCATGTCATTCCCATGACACATCCAAATGCTTTCAGATTTCTACGGGACCAGGTGAATGCATCTATTTTCTTTGTTGTAGATTTTGGTCGCTATCCAAGGAACATGTCAAACCTCAGCAAAGATGTGGTATCACCTTATGTACACGTTGTGGAGTCCTTCATAGACGATGACCTTCCTGATCCATTTGAGTCTCGTACCACGCTTCTTTTCTTCCGAGGGAATACTGTCAGGAAGGAT GGGGGCATAGTTCGGGCTAAATTGACCAAGATATTATCTGGTTATGATGATGTTCATTATGAGAGGAGCTCTGCAACATCGGAAACAATAAAAGCG TCTACACAAGGAATGCGCTCATCAAAGTTCTGCCTAAACCCTGCTGGAGACACCCCTTCATCTTGCCGTCTATTTGATTCTATAGTTAGTCACTGTGTCCCTGTTATCGTGAGTGATAGAATTGAGCTCCCTTATGAGGATGAAATCGACTACAAACAGTTCTCAGTTTTCTTCTCTGTTAAGGAGGCAGAGGAACCTGGGTACATTGTCAATCAGCTCCGGAAATTTCCAAAGGAGAGATGGATTGAAATGTGGAGACGTCTTAAGAATATCTCCCATCACTACGAATTTCAATATCCACCGAAAAAAGAAGATGCTGTTGATATGCTATGGAGACAGGTAAAGCACAAGCTTCCTTGGGTCGAACTTTCTATTCATAGAAGCCAGCGATTGAAAGTCCCAGACTGGTGGAGGAGATGA
- the LOC119990997 gene encoding OVARIAN TUMOR DOMAIN-containing deubiquitinating enzyme 4-like isoform X2: MPKLDTTLGNDPVQFRSIRIPGDGRCLFRSVVHGACLRAGKPSPSGSYEKELADELRAKVIDEFIKRRTDTEWFLEDDFERYVGKMRQTHIWGGEPELLMSSHVLRMPITVYMLDKNSGSLNIIAEYGQEYGKENPIQVLYHGYGHYDVLRIPPAGTETKL; the protein is encoded by the exons ATGCCGAAACTGGACACTACGCTTGGTAACGACCCGGTTCAGTTTCGATCAATTC GGATACCTGGAGATGGACGATGTTTATTTCGATCTGTGGTTCATGGTGCTTGTTTGAGGGCTGGGAAGCCATCTCCAAGTGGTAGCTATGAGAAAGAACTTGCAGATGAGCTCAGAGCTAAA GTCATAGATGAATTCATCAAGAGGCGAACAGACACAGAGTG GTTTCTTGAAGATGACTTCGAGAGATATGTGGGAAAAATGCGACAAACCCATATTTGGGGAGGAGAGCCTGAGTTGCTCATGTCCTCGCACGTCTTGAG GATGCCAATCACAGTTTACATGTTGGATAAGAATTCTGGTAGCCTCAATATCATAGCTGAATATGGGCAAGAGTATGGCAAGGAAAACCCCATACAAGTCCTATATCATGGTTATGGACATTATGACGTGCTTCGTATTCCACCTGCTGGTACCGAGACCAAGCTGTAA
- the LOC119992004 gene encoding uncharacterized protein LOC119992004: MESRETASSGRLSSRRRPLHTCGVSALAIADQAYIKAQDLNGPIGSMAKRLAKIAKFVEPLLYALQYQSLALLSFVDDRILAVESIVETVFPPSKYVFNKIDQYVEIVEILPGKFDDATNKAYMVIHQFPLLDWALLRVISWLNFWISVLTETTTKDKEIMVDKSCNVESATVEAEADQEYTTTLVAIEDMEEFPPIAESPQPEEAERVDVTVMKSTYKEALEMGTTENKEKEDQKETHVQQSDIGEEKTNEEGGSDNESDETTGSKDDILELFETAWQREGKSVSRSVSDT, from the exons ATG GAATCCAGAGAGACTGCCAGTTCCGGCAGATTGAGCTCCAGGCGGCGTCCATTGCATACATGTGGAGTCTCAGCGTTAGCTATTGCTGACCAAGCATACATAAAAGCACAAGATTTGAATGGGCCGATAGGTTCCATGGCTAAAAGGTTAGCCAAAATCGCCAAGTTTGTCGAACCATTGCTTTATGCCTTGCAGTATCAATCTCTAGCACTCTTGTCGTTTGTCGATGATCGTATATTAGCTGTTGAAAGCATTGTTGAGACAGTTTTTCCGCCATCAAAGTATGTGTTCAACAAGATTGACCAGTATGTAGAAATTGTGGAAATCTTGCCAGGAAAGTTTGATGATGCTACCAACAAAGCTTATATGGTTATTCACCAATTTCCATTGTTGGATTGGGCATTGCTCCGTGTCATTTCCTGGCTCAACTTTTGGATTTCTGTATTAACAGAAACTACTACCAAGGACAAGGAAATTATGGTCGATAAGAGCTGCAATGTTGAATCGGCGACTGTTGAAGCTGAGGCGGACCAAGAATACACCACAACCCTTGTTGCAATAGAAGATATGGAGGAATTTCCTCCCATTGCTGAAAGTCCACAACCTGAAGAAGCAGAGAGAGTTGATGTCACAGTCATGAAGAGCACATACAAGGAAGCATTAGAGATGGGGACAactgaaaacaaagaaaaagaagatcaaaAGGAGACGCACGTCCAACAATCTGATATCGGAGAGGAAAAAACCAACGAAGAAGGAGGAAGCGATAATGAAAGTGATGAAACTACTGGAAGCAAAGATGACATTCTAGAGCTTTTTGAGACTGCTTGGCAAAGGGAAGGAAAATCAGTGTCACGTTCTGTCTCTGATACATGA
- the LOC119990487 gene encoding uncharacterized protein At3g27210-like: MGDCLSVQKRKDPTMELNCSISSQKDKVQIQSPIKGRAIDGEEHLMDAVNSKPQSSPLPYRDSFKDLTNNDELYFDSQAWIDSDNEDFVSLNGDSTPSYEKTPAKQSSLPGNTLSERSVIVNKTPNSSPEPSPTDMKKQLFEFFHEKSSDDDSDNADQSFKVAVDAKPIITCSFSPKSTNPSRCGSLANSSVCNFRTTSNRGSNTGKVKSTQSSQCCLSIPNLVRSLSERKKRQT; the protein is encoded by the exons ATGGGAGATTGTCTTTCCGTTCAGAAGAGGAAAGACCCAACAATGGAGCTTAATTGCTCTATCAGTTCACAGAAAGACAAAGTTCAAATTCAATCACCTATAAAGGGAAGGGCAATTGATGGGGAGGAGCACTTGATGGATGCAGTAAATTCCAAGCCACAGTCATCTCCATTGCCTTACAGAGACAGTTTCAAGGATCTGA CTAATAACGATGAACTGTATTTCGATTCGCAAGCTTGGATAGATTCTGACAATGAAGATTTCGTTAGCCTAAATGGTG ATTCTACTCCATCATATGAAAAAACTCCAGCTAAACAGAGCAGCTTACCAGGAAACACTCTGAGCGAAAGATCTGTGATCGTCAATAAGACTCCTAATTCCTCACCGGAACCCTCTCCAACGGATATGAAGAAGcaattatttgaatttttccATGAAAAATCAAGCGATGATGACTCGGATAATGCCGATCAAAGTTTCAAAGTAGCAGTGGATGCCAAGCCTATCATCACTTGTTCATTCTCACCAAAATCTACAAACCCAAGTAGATGCGGATCCTTAGCAAACTCCTCTGTTTGCAATTTCAGAACAACTTCGAACAGAGGCTCAAATACTGGGAAAGTGAAATCGACGCAATCTTCGCAATGCTGCCTTTCAATTCCAAACTTGGTGCGGAGCCTGAGTGAGAGGAAAAAGAGGCAAACCTGA
- the LOC119990997 gene encoding OVARIAN TUMOR DOMAIN-containing deubiquitinating enzyme 4-like isoform X4 → MDYGLGIPGDGRCLFRSVVHGACLRAGKPSPSGSYEKELADELRAKVIDEFIKRRTDTECDRFLEDDFERYVGKMRQTHIWGGEPELLMSSHVLRMPITVYMLDKNSGSLNIIAEYGQEYGKENPIQVLYHGYGHYDVLRIPPAGTETKL, encoded by the exons ATGGATTATGGGTTAG GGATACCTGGAGATGGACGATGTTTATTTCGATCTGTGGTTCATGGTGCTTGTTTGAGGGCTGGGAAGCCATCTCCAAGTGGTAGCTATGAGAAAGAACTTGCAGATGAGCTCAGAGCTAAA GTCATAGATGAATTCATCAAGAGGCGAACAGACACAGAGTG TGACAGGTTTCTTGAAGATGACTTCGAGAGATATGTGGGAAAAATGCGACAAACCCATATTTGGGGAGGAGAGCCTGAGTTGCTCATGTCCTCGCACGTCTTGAG GATGCCAATCACAGTTTACATGTTGGATAAGAATTCTGGTAGCCTCAATATCATAGCTGAATATGGGCAAGAGTATGGCAAGGAAAACCCCATACAAGTCCTATATCATGGTTATGGACATTATGACGTGCTTCGTATTCCACCTGCTGGTACCGAGACCAAGCTGTAA